In Pedobacter sp. W3I1, one DNA window encodes the following:
- the meaB gene encoding methylmalonyl Co-A mutase-associated GTPase MeaB encodes MNTHLSILSEVRAGNYKVLARTLTLVENNITPADSILRDLDSRVNVPVLGITGPPGAGKSTLVNAIASHFVVKGMRIAILAIDPTSPFNFGSLLGDRIRMASQFNNPNVFIRSLATRGALGGISAKTIEMVDVLKAANFDLIIVETVGVGQSEVEIAGLADKTVVVLVPESGDEVQNIKSGLMEIADCFVINKADREGADVFVNNLKKIVHQGTRTIPILKTVADKNTGIDELCRWIIKPLTSDHNRKAFLFAEKAWRLIQHEKMRVIDKKRLLEKVQAALKEEDFNIYRLADEFNNG; translated from the coding sequence ATGAATACGCATCTATCCATTTTAAGCGAAGTAAGGGCGGGGAATTACAAGGTTTTGGCAAGAACATTAACCCTTGTCGAAAATAACATTACACCAGCTGATTCGATTTTAAGAGATCTGGATAGTCGGGTTAATGTTCCGGTTTTAGGGATTACTGGCCCTCCTGGTGCAGGTAAAAGTACCTTGGTAAATGCAATAGCCAGTCATTTTGTTGTGAAGGGAATGCGTATTGCGATATTGGCAATAGATCCTACATCCCCATTTAATTTTGGTTCTTTGTTGGGCGATCGTATCCGTATGGCGAGTCAGTTTAACAATCCAAATGTTTTTATCCGTTCGTTGGCTACACGTGGCGCTTTGGGTGGTATTTCGGCAAAAACTATCGAAATGGTTGATGTTTTAAAAGCAGCTAATTTTGATCTGATTATTGTCGAAACTGTCGGTGTTGGGCAATCGGAAGTAGAAATTGCAGGACTGGCTGACAAAACTGTCGTTGTTTTGGTTCCCGAATCTGGAGATGAGGTACAGAATATCAAATCTGGTTTGATGGAGATTGCCGATTGTTTCGTGATAAACAAGGCTGATAGAGAAGGGGCAGACGTTTTTGTCAATAATTTAAAGAAAATTGTTCATCAGGGCACGAGGACTATCCCAATATTAAAAACGGTGGCCGATAAAAATACAGGTATTGATGAACTATGTAGATGGATAATCAAGCCTCTTACTTCTGATCATAACAGAAAGGCTTTTCTTTTTGCAGAGAAAGCCTGGAGGCTCATTCAACACGAAAAAATGAGGGTTATAGATAAAAAAAGGCTGCTAGAAAAAGTTCAGGCAGCCTTGAAAGAAGAAGATTTTAATATTTACCGTTTAGCTGATGAGTTTAATAATGGTTAA
- a CDS encoding glycosyltransferase family 2 protein — MKVTGFTFLRNAIVNDYPAKEAILSVLPLCDDFIVALGNSSDETSEMVKSIDPKIRTIDTVWDESIREGGRVFADETNKALAEISKDTDWMIYIQGDEAIHEDYLPLIRKEMEEELNNNNVEALLLKYKHFYASYDYLAESRRWYRREVRVIKNLPGVKSYRDAQGFRINDRKLQVKLIDAYIYHYGWVKPPKGLQGKVRNFNQFYQTEEWIEENYPVQESFDMHNADRLVHFKGTHPKVMQARIATANWKFDKDLTKETPKMNFRRSVLQKIEDLTGIRLFEYRNYKIVK, encoded by the coding sequence ATGAAAGTTACCGGTTTTACCTTTTTAAGAAATGCAATTGTAAACGATTATCCAGCAAAAGAAGCCATACTTTCGGTATTACCTTTGTGTGATGATTTTATCGTTGCATTGGGAAATTCCTCAGACGAAACTTCTGAAATGGTTAAAAGCATCGATCCTAAAATCAGAACCATTGATACCGTTTGGGATGAAAGCATAAGAGAAGGCGGACGAGTTTTTGCCGATGAAACCAATAAGGCTCTGGCAGAAATAAGTAAAGATACCGATTGGATGATCTACATTCAAGGTGATGAGGCCATACATGAAGATTATCTTCCGCTGATTAGAAAAGAAATGGAAGAAGAGCTCAACAACAACAATGTTGAAGCACTTCTTTTAAAATACAAGCATTTTTATGCTTCTTATGACTATCTGGCTGAATCCAGACGCTGGTATAGAAGAGAAGTTCGGGTTATAAAAAATTTACCAGGAGTAAAATCTTACCGCGATGCACAAGGCTTCAGAATTAACGACAGAAAACTTCAGGTTAAGTTAATCGATGCTTATATTTATCATTATGGCTGGGTTAAACCTCCAAAAGGATTACAAGGTAAAGTGCGGAACTTTAATCAGTTTTATCAAACAGAAGAATGGATTGAAGAAAATTATCCCGTACAAGAATCCTTTGATATGCACAATGCCGATCGTTTGGTTCATTTTAAAGGTACCCATCCAAAAGTTATGCAGGCAAGAATTGCCACAGCAAACTGGAAATTTGATAAAGATTTAACTAAAGAAACGCCAAAAATGAATTTCCGCAGGAGCGTTTTGCAAAAAATTGAAGATTTAACAGGCATTCGGCTGTTTGAATACAGGAATTATAAAATTGTAAAATAA
- a CDS encoding glycosyltransferase family 1 protein — translation MVNIIYLSRLDRLFFKGRNDFDVVHLSDQTCRLRPSKVNAKKIMTVHDMNKVHLKFSKPHRIQVYLKKLGKLISRCDKIVCISQFVANDVVNYFPEAKEKVSVIYNGADKLISDEKHSPSFVPPKPFLFTIGLLSVQKGFHLLPALLKGNDFHLVISGRETPHKQRILEEAEKYNCLDRVHITGPISDEDKAWYYKNCEAFLFPSVAEGFGLPVIEAMHFGKPVFLSKFTSLPEVGGDAAYYFDHFEPEHMQEVFTNGMKDFTDRNRSCEMIAQAEKFSWERAANQYLNLYHECLENSNEK, via the coding sequence TTGGTTAATATCATTTATCTATCGAGATTAGATCGGTTATTTTTTAAGGGCAGGAATGATTTTGATGTTGTCCATCTATCTGATCAGACCTGCAGATTACGACCAAGCAAAGTAAACGCAAAAAAAATAATGACTGTTCATGACATGAACAAGGTTCATTTAAAATTTAGCAAGCCGCACAGAATTCAGGTTTATCTAAAAAAACTTGGCAAGCTTATATCACGGTGTGATAAAATTGTATGCATATCGCAGTTTGTTGCGAATGACGTAGTTAACTATTTCCCTGAGGCCAAAGAAAAAGTTAGTGTGATTTATAATGGTGCAGATAAACTAATTTCAGACGAAAAGCACAGCCCAAGCTTCGTTCCTCCGAAACCTTTCTTATTTACGATAGGGTTATTATCGGTACAGAAAGGATTTCACCTGCTGCCGGCTTTATTAAAAGGAAATGACTTTCATCTTGTTATTTCGGGCAGAGAAACTCCACATAAACAAAGAATTTTAGAAGAAGCTGAAAAATACAACTGTTTAGATAGGGTACATATTACAGGGCCAATCTCTGACGAAGATAAAGCCTGGTATTACAAAAATTGCGAGGCCTTTTTATTCCCTTCGGTTGCCGAAGGTTTCGGTCTTCCTGTAATTGAAGCCATGCACTTTGGAAAACCTGTTTTTTTATCAAAATTCACCTCGCTTCCTGAGGTTGGTGGCGATGCTGCATATTACTTTGATCATTTTGAGCCTGAACATATGCAGGAGGTATTTACAAACGGGATGAAAGATTTTACTGATCGCAATCGTTCATGTGAAATGATTGCCCAAGCTGAAAAATTTTCATGGGAAAGAGCAGCGAATCAGTATTTGAATTTATATCATGAATGTTTAGAAAACAGCAATGAAAAATAA
- a CDS encoding ABC transporter ATP-binding protein, with protein sequence MKTYFRLLSFAKPIEKFAIPYVIATLFAIIFNTFLFTLLGPLMQALFLGKTVTDIKPDKASGSLNFLGKFNDYMDAIIAHDKIHALQIICVVIIVTVFLSNLFRYFSQRFMEDLRVHTLLNLRKTVFNNVMNLHVGYFNNERKGDIISKVASDVQVVQFTVTNTLQVVFKEPLQLMFFVGVLISISLKLTLFSLLVIPISGFIISKIVKRLKQQATQSHESFAKMIGFLDESLSGIKIIKAFNSTERMKQKFDDENKFYSYLNRKMARRQQLASPVSQTLGVLVVVFILLYGGTLILSGKGDLEAADFVVYLATFSQVMQPIKALTDSFSGIHSGISAGERVLDLIDTKPSLVNQPDAKVLDGFNSTISLQNVSFSYGEKQILNSITFDIEKGKTVALVGPSGGGKSTLMDLLPRFHDPKSGTIKIDGHDYRALTVESIRAQMGTVNQESFLFNDTIFNNIAFAKPDATIEEVVAAAKIANAHDFIENTENGYQSFVGDRGNKLSGGQKQRVCIARAVLANPPIMLLDEATSALDTESEKLVQDALNNLMKNRTSIVIAHRLSTIQHADKIIVIDKGSVVETGSHNELMNKNGLYRRLIDMQTFND encoded by the coding sequence ATGAAAACATATTTTCGTTTATTATCATTTGCCAAGCCTATAGAAAAGTTTGCCATACCTTACGTCATTGCAACATTATTCGCTATTATTTTTAATACTTTTTTATTCACACTGCTTGGCCCGCTTATGCAAGCTTTGTTTCTTGGCAAAACTGTTACAGACATTAAACCGGATAAAGCTTCAGGCTCATTAAATTTTCTTGGTAAGTTTAATGATTACATGGATGCCATAATTGCACACGATAAAATACACGCATTGCAAATTATTTGCGTTGTAATTATTGTAACCGTATTTTTATCCAACTTATTTCGCTATTTCTCTCAGCGTTTCATGGAAGATTTACGAGTACATACCTTATTAAATTTAAGAAAAACAGTTTTTAATAATGTAATGAATTTACACGTAGGCTACTTTAACAATGAGCGCAAGGGCGATATCATTTCAAAGGTAGCATCAGATGTACAGGTGGTTCAGTTTACCGTAACCAATACCCTACAAGTGGTCTTTAAAGAACCGCTCCAGCTTATGTTTTTTGTAGGGGTTTTAATCTCTATATCATTGAAATTAACGTTATTTTCACTGTTGGTTATCCCAATATCTGGTTTTATTATCAGCAAAATAGTAAAAAGATTAAAGCAGCAGGCAACGCAATCGCACGAATCGTTTGCAAAAATGATTGGATTTTTAGATGAATCGCTCAGTGGAATAAAGATTATCAAAGCCTTTAATTCTACAGAAAGAATGAAGCAAAAGTTCGATGACGAAAACAAGTTTTATTCTTACTTGAACCGAAAGATGGCAAGAAGGCAACAGCTTGCTTCACCAGTTTCGCAAACACTCGGGGTTTTGGTTGTTGTATTTATCCTATTATATGGTGGCACCTTGATTTTAAGCGGAAAGGGAGATCTTGAAGCTGCAGATTTTGTGGTTTACCTCGCAACATTCTCTCAGGTGATGCAGCCTATTAAAGCTTTAACCGATTCGTTTAGCGGAATACATTCGGGAATTTCTGCTGGAGAACGTGTTTTAGACTTAATCGATACTAAACCATCGCTCGTTAATCAACCCGATGCAAAAGTTCTAGATGGTTTTAACAGTACAATCAGCCTTCAAAATGTATCATTCAGTTATGGAGAAAAACAAATCTTGAACTCAATAACCTTCGACATTGAAAAAGGAAAAACTGTAGCCTTGGTTGGTCCATCAGGTGGGGGAAAAAGTACATTGATGGATTTGCTTCCACGTTTCCATGATCCAAAATCAGGAACGATCAAAATAGATGGACATGATTACAGAGCGCTAACTGTAGAAAGCATTAGGGCGCAAATGGGAACCGTTAATCAAGAGTCTTTTTTATTTAACGATACTATTTTTAATAACATTGCATTTGCCAAACCAGATGCAACCATAGAAGAAGTTGTTGCGGCAGCAAAAATTGCAAATGCACATGATTTTATAGAGAATACAGAGAACGGCTACCAGTCTTTTGTTGGAGATAGAGGGAATAAACTCTCTGGTGGACAGAAACAACGTGTTTGTATTGCAAGGGCTGTATTGGCTAATCCGCCAATCATGCTTTTAGATGAGGCAACATCTGCGCTGGATACTGAATCAGAAAAATTAGTGCAAGATGCTTTAAATAACCTGATGAAAAACCGGACCTCAATTGTAATTGCTCACCGTTTAAGTACGATCCAACATGCCGATAAAATTATTGTTATAGATAAAGGTAGCGTAGTAGAAACCGGAAGCCACAATGAGTTAATGAATAAAAACGGATTATATAGGCGTTTAATTGATATGCAGACCTTTAACGACTAA
- a CDS encoding glycosyltransferase family 4 protein gives MRRILFFMPDNPLKKNAGNRTRALSMLSYFKSRNFEIDFVSEYFTGRWNETDIKTFKQADLANNTYVIKKKPSKKNILYYLLFYKLPNFFYQNRLWFFPLQFPELVTLRFKRAFNRILKNNHYDYIFINYASWASVIENNPLTKKSVKVIDMHDFITAQLQKKVNIGQSFNEEIRRISLFDIALAISVEEQYVFSQFCKNRVVLAPMMLDRPENFHAVKEKSFDLIYVASDNIHNQKAANWFFNNVYPLLPTGIQICVIGQINEHLSIKGPNLITINFAEDLSTYYQNAKIALCPMLTGTGTKIKVVEALSYGLPIVCNTRGIDGLINKTNNGCLVSDDPVEFANNIMKLLTDESEYKKQAESALAAFSINYEREHCYKNLDKLFLK, from the coding sequence ATGAGGAGAATACTCTTTTTTATGCCTGATAATCCGCTGAAAAAAAATGCGGGTAACAGAACCAGGGCTTTAAGTATGTTAAGCTATTTTAAATCAAGAAACTTTGAAATTGATTTTGTAAGCGAATATTTCACCGGTCGCTGGAACGAAACAGACATTAAGACCTTTAAACAAGCTGACCTGGCAAATAATACTTACGTAATTAAAAAAAAACCATCTAAGAAAAATATACTCTACTATCTGCTTTTTTATAAGCTGCCAAATTTTTTCTATCAAAATAGACTATGGTTCTTTCCGCTACAATTCCCCGAACTGGTTACTTTACGATTTAAGAGGGCTTTCAATAGAATTTTAAAAAATAACCACTATGATTATATTTTTATCAATTATGCCAGTTGGGCGTCGGTTATAGAGAATAATCCGCTAACAAAAAAATCGGTGAAAGTAATTGATATGCACGATTTTATAACCGCTCAACTTCAAAAAAAGGTGAATATCGGCCAATCTTTTAATGAAGAGATCAGAAGAATTTCTTTATTTGATATTGCTTTGGCCATTTCTGTAGAAGAACAGTATGTTTTTAGCCAATTCTGTAAAAACAGGGTTGTATTAGCGCCAATGATGCTGGATAGACCAGAAAATTTTCATGCTGTTAAAGAAAAATCGTTTGATCTGATTTATGTGGCGAGCGATAATATACATAATCAAAAAGCTGCCAATTGGTTTTTTAACAATGTATATCCGCTATTGCCAACCGGTATACAGATCTGTGTAATTGGGCAGATTAACGAGCACCTTTCTATTAAAGGTCCAAATCTAATTACTATAAACTTTGCCGAAGATTTATCAACCTATTACCAAAATGCCAAAATAGCACTATGCCCCATGCTAACAGGCACAGGAACCAAGATAAAAGTGGTAGAAGCACTATCTTATGGTTTACCAATAGTTTGTAATACCAGGGGCATTGACGGGCTGATCAACAAAACCAATAATGGCTGCTTGGTTAGTGATGACCCCGTTGAATTTGCAAATAATATCATGAAACTATTAACCGACGAATCTGAATATAAAAAACAGGCAGAAAGTGCATTGGCTGCTTTTAGCATCAATTACGAAAGAGAACACTGCTATAAAAATCTTGATAAACTATTTTTGAAGTAG
- a CDS encoding glycosyltransferase family 2 protein — protein sequence MSKKLSIITINYNNKAGLQKTIQSVVSQTWQDFEFIIIDGNSSDGSKDLLITYSSFFSYSVSEADSGIYNAMNKGIKISTGDYLMFLNSGDSLIDNTILEKLNAELNGQYDIYYGDILQIDGIKKEIRTFPKKLNFAFFYEQNISHQASFIKAKLFKDIFLYNENLKFVSDWEFFTYAICKREASYKHLDCVIVTYDGTGISANSKNHPEINKERDASLNRYFPEFVKDYEYLKEIKFKKAEQFMYIKKYPIAYKILKGFMNIILLFLPKFNRN from the coding sequence ATGAGTAAAAAATTATCAATTATAACTATCAATTACAACAATAAGGCAGGGTTACAAAAAACAATTCAAAGCGTAGTAAGCCAAACTTGGCAAGATTTTGAGTTTATCATTATTGATGGAAATAGTTCGGATGGAAGTAAAGATCTCCTTATTACATATTCTTCGTTTTTTAGCTATTCTGTATCTGAAGCAGATAGTGGTATATATAACGCAATGAATAAGGGCATTAAGATTTCAACAGGTGATTATTTAATGTTTTTAAATAGTGGAGATTCTTTAATTGATAATACCATTTTAGAGAAATTGAATGCTGAATTAAATGGTCAATATGATATTTACTATGGAGATATCCTACAAATTGATGGAATAAAAAAAGAGATTCGCACTTTTCCTAAAAAGTTAAATTTCGCTTTTTTTTATGAACAAAATATCTCTCATCAAGCAAGTTTTATTAAGGCAAAGCTGTTTAAGGATATTTTTTTATATAATGAAAATCTCAAATTTGTATCTGATTGGGAATTCTTCACTTATGCCATTTGTAAACGCGAGGCTTCATATAAACACTTAGATTGTGTAATTGTAACTTATGATGGAACCGGAATATCCGCAAATTCAAAGAATCATCCAGAAATCAACAAAGAAAGAGATGCTTCTTTGAATAGATATTTCCCTGAATTTGTTAAGGACTATGAATATTTGAAAGAGATAAAGTTTAAAAAGGCAGAACAATTTATGTATATAAAAAAGTATCCAATAGCCTATAAAATTTTGAAAGGCTTTATGAATATTATACTTTTATTTTTGCCAAAATTTAATAGAAACTAA
- a CDS encoding DUF5672 family protein has protein sequence MNSSCVIVIPVYKSELSFYEKIALTQCGKLLSDYDIVILKPDDLDISNMQIGFSYSEVSFPSFYFKSVFSYNDLMLSELFYEKFLNYTYLLLYQLDAFVFKNELKYWCSLGYDYIGAPWLREKEFPTLFKKTKEKIRSYLHRRYNLLDKQGRPDIERQLYNHVGNGGFSLRKVKSFYNICIQEKELVENFVGRNSSDYHEDMFWTIEVNRKKKRIKIPTYKVALKFSIETAPQRAMTLIKGNMPFGCHAWDKNIRFWEPYFKEAGYQI, from the coding sequence ATGAATAGTTCTTGCGTAATTGTAATACCAGTTTACAAGTCCGAGCTTTCATTTTATGAAAAGATAGCTTTGACCCAATGTGGAAAGTTATTGTCTGATTATGATATTGTAATACTCAAACCAGATGATTTAGACATATCGAATATGCAGATAGGATTCTCTTATAGTGAGGTGTCTTTCCCAAGTTTTTATTTTAAGAGCGTATTTAGTTACAACGATTTAATGCTTTCGGAGCTCTTTTATGAGAAATTCTTGAATTATACCTATCTACTCCTCTATCAATTGGATGCTTTCGTATTTAAAAATGAATTAAAATATTGGTGCAGCTTAGGTTATGATTATATAGGTGCTCCATGGTTGAGAGAAAAAGAATTCCCAACTTTATTTAAAAAGACTAAAGAGAAGATTAGATCCTACCTGCACAGAAGATATAATCTACTTGATAAACAAGGTCGGCCTGACATAGAGCGACAATTATACAATCATGTCGGCAATGGAGGCTTTTCATTGAGAAAAGTTAAATCTTTTTATAATATCTGTATTCAAGAAAAAGAACTCGTAGAAAACTTCGTTGGCCGGAACAGCAGCGATTATCATGAAGACATGTTTTGGACCATAGAAGTGAATCGAAAGAAGAAGAGAATAAAGATCCCTACTTACAAAGTGGCATTGAAATTTTCCATTGAAACAGCTCCACAAAGGGCAATGACTTTAATTAAAGGAAACATGCCTTTTGGTTGCCATGCATGGGATAAAAATATCCGTTTTTGGGAACCTTACTTTAAAGAAGCAGGTTATCAGATTTAA
- a CDS encoding glycosyltransferase has translation MISIIIASVNKDQLSDIKENIAATIGVEHEIICFDNADGKRGLCEIYNEGAKQAKYQLLCYMHEDISIKTKDWGIIVADIFNEDQKIGLIGIAGNSYKTKVPSGWFCSAGEKKINYVNILQRYKFSEDKTKHISQNVKNEKYSSVVVVDGVWFCTKKEIVEANNFDEETFKKFHCYDLDFSLQVHKTHRAVVTFQVLLEHFSEGNYCKTWIEETLKLHEKWAADLPIDVEGLSKKESFFAEKHAFKFFLKQMKISGYKKIEIFKIFWRSKLRKNNFSLFLMLNKEIWRS, from the coding sequence ATGATATCAATAATTATAGCCTCCGTAAATAAAGATCAGCTTTCTGATATTAAGGAGAACATTGCTGCAACCATAGGAGTTGAACATGAAATTATCTGTTTCGATAATGCTGATGGAAAACGTGGATTATGCGAAATTTACAATGAAGGGGCAAAGCAGGCCAAATATCAGCTACTTTGCTATATGCACGAGGATATCAGTATTAAAACGAAAGACTGGGGTATTATTGTTGCGGATATTTTTAATGAAGACCAGAAAATAGGATTGATTGGTATAGCCGGGAATAGTTATAAAACTAAAGTCCCGTCTGGATGGTTTTGTAGCGCCGGTGAAAAAAAAATCAATTATGTTAATATTCTTCAACGCTATAAATTTAGTGAAGATAAAACAAAACACATTTCTCAAAACGTAAAAAATGAAAAGTATTCAAGCGTAGTTGTTGTAGATGGCGTTTGGTTCTGTACCAAAAAAGAAATAGTTGAAGCCAATAATTTTGATGAGGAAACATTTAAGAAGTTTCATTGTTATGATCTGGATTTTTCACTTCAGGTACATAAAACACATCGTGCGGTTGTAACTTTTCAAGTATTATTAGAACATTTCTCAGAAGGAAATTATTGTAAAACTTGGATAGAGGAAACACTAAAATTACATGAAAAATGGGCCGCTGATTTACCGATAGATGTAGAAGGGTTATCAAAAAAAGAAAGTTTCTTTGCTGAAAAACATGCATTCAAATTCTTTCTAAAGCAGATGAAAATATCTGGATATAAAAAGATAGAAATATTTAAAATATTTTGGCGAAGTAAACTAAGAAAAAACAACTTTAGTCTATTTTTAATGCTAAATAAAGAAATTTGGCGCAGTTAA
- a CDS encoding glycosyltransferase family 2 protein, whose protein sequence is MENPLISVVMCTYNGEKYLKAQIESVLAQTYTNFEIIIVDDFSSDNTVNIIEEYANQYQFIQFSKNERNLGFNKNFERAIGLGTGDFIAICDQDDIWYSNKLERLQLEIGSKGVIFSNSRLIDENGEPLGQLLLENPKFEKFDYRSILINNYVTGHTILAKRMFLLKTFPFPEHGYYDWWIGFLSSYYNELGYLNEVTTDYRVHRNSVVHQEIFLSDSDLSALAIVDYKSTKNQLRYFYNFLKQKGEESFINHLMDLYLGDKGFFDSALNFIFFFNHYNILFPLQKRRKFLSKGKFLFIREYWNNINKCKQKTASIN, encoded by the coding sequence ATGGAAAATCCTCTAATCTCAGTTGTGATGTGTACTTATAATGGAGAGAAGTATCTAAAAGCACAGATAGAGAGTGTTTTAGCCCAAACGTACACAAATTTCGAAATCATCATTGTAGACGATTTTTCCTCTGATAATACTGTTAATATTATTGAAGAGTACGCTAACCAATATCAATTTATTCAGTTTAGTAAAAATGAAAGGAATTTAGGATTCAATAAGAATTTTGAAAGGGCAATCGGATTAGGTACAGGAGATTTTATTGCGATCTGTGATCAAGATGATATCTGGTATAGTAATAAATTGGAAAGGTTACAGCTTGAGATTGGCAGTAAAGGAGTAATATTTTCTAATTCGAGATTAATAGATGAAAACGGTGAGCCTTTAGGACAGTTGCTATTAGAAAATCCGAAATTTGAAAAATTTGATTACAGGTCTATTTTAATAAACAATTATGTAACTGGGCATACCATCTTAGCTAAAAGAATGTTTTTGCTAAAAACATTCCCATTCCCAGAACATGGCTATTATGATTGGTGGATTGGATTTTTGTCAAGTTATTATAATGAACTTGGGTATCTTAACGAAGTTACAACGGATTACAGGGTTCATCGAAATTCAGTTGTTCATCAAGAAATTTTTTTGTCTGATTCCGATTTATCTGCCTTAGCAATAGTCGACTATAAATCGACTAAGAACCAGCTGCGTTATTTTTATAATTTTCTTAAACAAAAGGGAGAGGAATCATTTATTAATCATCTAATGGATTTGTATTTAGGTGATAAAGGTTTTTTTGATAGTGCTTTAAATTTTATTTTCTTTTTTAATCACTATAATATACTCTTCCCGTTACAAAAACGGAGGAAATTTTTGAGCAAAGGCAAATTCTTGTTTATAAGAGAATATTGGAATAACATTAATAAATGTAAACAAAAAACAGCTAGCATTAATTAG
- a CDS encoding acyltransferase, translating to MNTELTQKAVPEKKNFDFVDTIRCISMVGIVFEHASVFYGFSYISKLDTFVEVSVMQFFKFGTISFFLIGGFLINYKFQEYTPGQYIKNRFKNTIKPWLFWILVFVLLDFLDRYVAYSKGSDDRMVTHFFAYAGDRIVSTLFFTSYWFILNFLICISLLLIFKRYLYNIWFGVILGLISIFYSLNLYHHWIITQHSTALFGFVFYLWLGVYMNRFYDQLKKWIEKTSLLSLVVAVVITFLLADWEAAYLLKSGNPDPYNTLRISNIIYSIVAFVLMLKIGNIPSLQRRLDPRNTTFGIYLIHAVVIERVFPLIFVPFHLDPKNFSVWTNIGYSILKFSIAYFVTLFLVKLILKTKMRWSVGGK from the coding sequence ATGAATACTGAACTAACGCAGAAAGCAGTGCCCGAAAAAAAGAATTTTGATTTTGTTGATACGATAAGATGTATCTCTATGGTTGGAATTGTATTTGAACATGCATCAGTGTTTTATGGATTTAGTTATATCAGTAAATTGGATACTTTCGTTGAAGTTTCCGTTATGCAATTCTTTAAATTTGGAACTATCTCTTTTTTTCTAATCGGAGGATTTTTAATCAATTATAAATTTCAAGAATACACCCCTGGTCAATATATTAAAAACCGGTTTAAAAATACAATAAAGCCTTGGCTATTTTGGATTTTAGTATTTGTGTTACTTGATTTTTTAGACCGCTACGTTGCATATAGTAAAGGAAGCGATGATCGAATGGTGACGCATTTTTTTGCCTATGCTGGCGATAGAATTGTAAGTACTTTATTTTTTACAAGCTATTGGTTTATATTAAATTTTCTGATTTGTATTAGCCTGCTCCTTATTTTTAAACGTTATTTATATAACATATGGTTTGGTGTGATTTTGGGTCTTATATCTATATTTTATAGTTTAAATTTGTACCATCATTGGATAATTACACAACATTCTACTGCATTATTCGGCTTTGTTTTTTATCTCTGGTTAGGTGTTTATATGAATAGATTCTATGATCAGTTAAAGAAATGGATTGAAAAAACTTCTTTATTGAGTCTTGTTGTAGCTGTGGTTATTACCTTTCTGCTTGCTGATTGGGAAGCTGCTTATCTATTAAAATCAGGTAATCCTGATCCCTACAATACCTTGAGGATAAGTAATATAATCTACTCAATAGTTGCTTTTGTGCTAATGCTAAAGATTGGCAATATTCCTTCACTTCAGAGAAGGCTAGATCCCAGAAATACCACTTTTGGCATCTATCTTATTCACGCTGTTGTAATAGAAAGAGTTTTTCCCCTTATATTTGTTCCTTTTCATTTAGATCCAAAGAATTTTTCTGTTTGGACAAACATAGGTTATTCCATATTGAAATTTTCAATTGCATATTTCGTAACTTTATTTCTAGTTAAATTAATTTTGAAAACTAAAATGCGATGGTCTGTTGGTGGTAAATAA